The stretch of DNA TTTCATCTCTACCCCGATCAATACCTTCACGTTTAATATGACCATTCTCAAAATCCACGTAAGAAGCAGAGTAGCCGGCTAAATTCATTAGATAAATAGGTGAAATGTCTAACCCTACAGCAAGCGTTCTTAATAATGAAGGTTTAGGTAAACCTTTATAACCGTTCTCGATTTGAGATAAATATGAATCTGAGTAACCGGTTCGTGCCTTTAAGTCGATTAAAGTTATGTTTTTCTCTTTTCGAATCTCTTTGAGTTTGGCTCCAAATTCTTTAGCATCCATTAACAAGTTACCTCACCTTTCATGTTTGTTTATCATCATTATCACACGTTAACTTTACCAAGTAAATATTTTTCTAACTAAAGTGTTGATTAAGCAATTAGGATAATATATAATTAAGTAAGTAAATTATTTACTTACTTAATAAGTGAGGGGGTAGGACAAAGCTTATGGAGAGCTCCATACCATTACAGGTCTCAGATGAGTTTAAAAGTAATTATTATGAATTATTCTATGAACTAAGCAAAGAAGCTTTTGAAGCTGCTAAAAGAGATAGTGGGGCTGGAAGGTTCATGACGAAAAAGCAATGTTGTGAGTTTATCGGTATCTCTTTTGGTCATTTGCAAAAACTAGAAAAACATGGCTTACCAGTTATTGAGTTAGAAGGAAAGGTGCTCGTCGATCGTGAAGATGTTATTAAATTCATGAGTAAGTATAAAAAGATTGAAAACATTAAACAAATAATTTAATTGCTGGCAGGCGAAGTTGAATTTATTTGTCTACAGGGTAAAGAGTGATTTTAAGGGAATGGTTTAGTTTAACCATCGAGTAGTGTCAATAAAATTCCGGTTGTTGTGCGCGTGTTGGTGATAAAATTAATACGTGTAATTTTGCGGAAATGTGATATTATATAGATATCGTGGAGAATGAAATCATAAGCGTCAGAGCCTTGAATGGCGCCATGAAACCACCTCTTATAAAAGAGGTGGTTTTTCGCTTTATCGCCCTGGTCTTTTTCTTGTAAACGATAATGTAGATTTTTTGACGAAAACGAATCATCTAATCCTATGAAATCACAGAAAAAATTGTGGATCGTTAAAATCTGATTTGTGCATTTTTCTTCTAATGAATACGCTTAATCTTGTTCCTGATTTGTTCCCACTTTTTTATGAAAGACTATAAATAAATATATATAGGCATGAAGCATAAGCATATAAGAGTTTGTTCGAAAAAGCTAGGAACAAAGGAACATGTTCTGAATTCAGAGGATTTCGGTGAGTTATTTACCTGTCGAGGAGTAGACTACTCCCGCATGTTGTTTTGTATTATGTAAAGAGAGAGATTTTTTATCCTATGGATACGAAAACGTCTTTATATCCTTTTATTTGCATCCTGAAGCCTTGTCTCTATCAGACACTGTTTGAGATCTGTCGATAGAGTTTGGCTGATTTTCATAGCGTTATTCAGCGTGTGAAGATATGTGTTACTGATTAGCTCCTGGAACATGCGAGCAAGTGAATAGCTCACGGACTGTAGCTTGAATGCACGATGTAAATTGATAATATACTCGTACTTTTTCGCTTGAGAGTTTCACAAATACATGCATATGAACTCCTGTGGCATAGTTATTTATAGATTGAAATAATGTTTGATAACTTATAATAAAATTTAATTAATTATTACTATACCGATCTTCCATTAAAGAAGGTCTTATTAAAAATTAAGAATTAACTCAAGTGCTACGAGGAATTCAAAAAAGTTCGCACATAAAAATTTTGTGTTTTATCCACAAGCTGATACACCATTTTATGGTGCAGAAGGTCTTGTAGAATCAGAAAAGAAAAATGTTGATGCTTTTCCAGGATTCAAAATACCTATCAAAGCTATTTTGGCTGAAGGACATAAGTATACGGAAAGTAAAATGATATTCCGTATAATATTGGATTTTTAAGTAAAGGTGTAAAAAGTGTACTAAATAATGGGGTATTTTCTTCAATACAATTTCCCGCGATCGGGCACGCTTATAGACAAGGTACTGCGTGCAGTACTGTAGAATAGGGTACTTATCTGGAATAAAGATTTGCTCTTAACCTTAGAGAAAAGCTTGTAATGCATATGAACTGGTAATGTATTGTAAAGCACTTAATATTTATAATATATAAGCGTGGTTAAATATAAATTGGGGTGATCTAATTAGCTCACCCCAACATTTGACTTAAAACCTTTATTAATGTTATTTTGATGCTACTTTTTCTATCCTTTTATTAAGACTGGGGTGCGTTTCAAATATGTTATAGCTCTTTTCAGGAACGAGAGCGTGTTTTTTTAATATACTTAAAGTATTTTTAGCAACTTCACTATCAACTATAAAACTAGCATATTTATCTGCAGCAAACTCACGTCTTTGCGAAAATATAAAATGAAAAATAAAACATGAAATGTATACAATAAATGCAATTATTAGCACCCATAGTATAGAGATTCTAGATATTAAAAATGGTGATATTATTAACAGTAAAATTGGCACACCAGATATAGCAAAAGTAAAAGAAAGTATGTTTTTAATTAGGTGATTTTTTTTTATGTGAAAATACTCATGAGCTAATAAAAATTTTACTTGTGAGTTATCCAATAACTCGAGAATTGGTTTTCCGCAAATAATTATTTGCTGTTTATTTTTAAAAAGAGTTACCACATTATTCAACTGACGAGAAATAAAAACCTCTGTGTTTTGTTCTGAGACCATCTCATTTAGAATTAAAGTAAGATGTCCGTCTCGTTCAATTTTTAATTTTTTTATTCTAAAATATGAGACTATTGGAAACATTACACTGAATCCGGTTAATATAATACTAGCGTTGAAAAAATAGTGAATAATATTATCGTCTAGTGGTATATCAATAATACTCAATTTTAAAGTTGAAGTTAATAATAATAATAATACTGAAATAATTTGAAGAACTCGCATTGGTTGTCACCTCTAAATGAAATAAGGACTAACATAGGTTTCTAGTATTGCTGCTACTCCAACCATTAGAACTCCTATGACTAGTAATTTTATATTAAACTTCTTATATTCTAAGAATTCATCTCTTCCAAGAAAAGCTATATAAGCAGCTATAAAAAAACTTAAAATTTCTGGAACTCCATGGATAGATAGAGACAATAAAACGTGTTGAATGTTATTTAATGATAACCCTCCAAGAAAATAACCTAGCATTAATCCATTCGATGTTAAGCTAATAATTGTAGGAATTTTCAAGAGAAAAAAACCTGTTAACAAAATTAAAAAAACCTTTATATTATTAGTAAAAATATATTTTAATGTGTCAATTGAAACAAATGTATCTTTGAGAGGATTTGGTGTATATTCAAAGTTATTGTCATGTAAATTACTGACAAAGATTCCTACAATAAAAGAAGAAAAATAAACACCACAAACAATCCAAACAAATTTTAATTTTAATCTTTTCATATTATTACCTCATAAAAAGTGTAGAAAGAATATTTATTAAATACCAGGAAATTAAAAGGTAAATTGTGTTTTTTCTTTCTTTATTAAATAGTTTTGAGTATAAGTAGGACGCTGATAAGACACTAAAAAATTGAAAAGGGTCTACTTGTTGAGTAATAGAAGCTAAAATAGAGTTTTCCGGTTGGAAAATTCCATAAGCAGTAATATAACCATAAGGTTGAACACCAAAACTTAAACTTAAAATTAGGTTAACAATAGACCCTGATAAAATAGGTATGTATGAAATTACTGCTATAGAAAATAATTTCATTTTAACATAATTCTCATTGAAGACTTGAAATATTGAAACCACATATAAAAAAATAAAAAGCGAACAAATTATTCCTAACGGAGCCAATAGACCCAAAAAAAAGGAAGTTATGTAAAGTAAATTCTCCATTCCGCCTAAATTAGGTATAACTTCACTGGATAAATCACTATTTATACTGCTACTACTAAGAGTAATTAAACCACTAATTATACATACTTGAATTAATATTGCCAGGCTCTTAACTTTTTTTTCTACAATTAAATTTATTATTCTATTTATCCCATCATTAAAGTTTAATAAAAGTCCAGAATAATAAAACAAATTATATTTTTTCAGCATGTTCTCACTCTCCTTTTTTTATAATTGGTTCCAATATATATTCCCATTTATTAATAAGAGGGGGAGCTCAGCTGCTACTCCCCCACTTATTATTTATTTTATTAAACTCCTGCAGATCCTGCGACGGCAACTGCCGCAGCTAGAAACCATGGTACTGATACACCTAGTAATCCAATTAGATATTGTTGTGCACCATAAACTCCACCAATAGTAGTTAAAGAATTAGCAGCCCAAGTCGGAATATTGTAACCAGCATTTTCTAGTATCATTAGAATATCCCCTTGTGCGAATGGAGAACCTATAAATCCAATAATACCTAAAACTAATGCAGCCGCAACTACCCCATATAGACTTCCTTTATGAGTACGTATATTTTCCATGGTTATTTACACCCCCTCCTATTTACTTAGTTATGTACATGCACAAAAACTATATTACTAAATAATATGAATGTTTGCAAGTGTGTTTACAATATCGAACTTCCTAAGTCAATCCCTCTATAGTAAAATATGAGTATTCATTTATAGTATTCTATTAAAGCATGATCGAAAAAATTTTAAATTGAGGAACATTTCATACAATAAATTGTAGTTTGAGTTTCAATATATTTACAAATTCTTACTGTTCCCTCATAAAAAGGATATCTAAGCTTCAAAAAAATTTCTTCGTTAGGCTCAATTTTCTTTCCGCATTCACTACATTGTGGTTTTTTCCTTTTAAAAAACATATATCTCCCCCCTATCAATTCCATTTTTAACAATTTTAACAGAATGCAACTTCTATTTTTCAATTTATTATTATATAAGTCAAGGTTAATTAGTGTTAACATTTGTAAAAATTTGTATGGAAATTCTAGAAATGTATCGAATAATAGTGGAAAATAGGTTATAATTTTACATGGTATTATTTACCTAAAATAGGTGTTGGAACAAAAGAGCAATATTGCATGAAACAAAAAGTTTTAAACCTTTACCTGTGGGTATGATTGTAAGCTATAGTGAACAATTTGAACGGATGAAAAAAAGCCTGAAGGTACAGAATGCAATGGCTATTGACGATATATTTGTGATAGGAACATGAATACAATCGATAGATATGGAGTTATTTCTCTTAAAAGGATAACTACTGAGAAATTTGCATTGTTTAGTACTGTGGTAAATGGAATGGCGGGATGTAAATGAAAAAGAAGAAAGTTTTTGTAATAATCTTTATTGTTTTAATAGCAGGATTAATTATTGTTGGTAATATCTGGAATGCATCAGCTGATTCAAAAATAGAAGTAGAAGTGACCCAATTAGAAGAAGAAACTATCACAGAAACAGTTATGACCTCTGGTCAGCTAAAATTAGCAGAGCAGCAAACAATTTACTATACACCTGAAAATGGTGAAGTGGAAGAAATACTGGTTAATGAAGGAGATCAAGTGGAAAGTGGTACACCGCTAATTTTTTATGAAAATACACAGCTGGATTTGGAACAAGATCAAAATGAATTGCAGCTTCAGTCTGCGAATTTAAAGGTCAATGATTTGCGTAAACAGCATGAAGTTATAGATGACTTGCTGAGAGATGATGAAAAAAATGAACAGCTCCAGGCTGAACATGATAATATTAAGCTTCAGGAGCAGCAGGCATATATTGAGGTAGAACAGTTACAGCTACAAAAAGAGTCTTTGCAGGATCAAATCAATGATCTGGAAATAAAAAGTGAAATTGCGGGAAAGGTACTCGAAGTGAATGATCAGGTGGTAGTTGGTTCAAATCAAATGGAACAACAGCCAATTATCCGGATAGGCACATTGGACCAAATGATTATAGAAGGTTTTATCTCTGAATACGACTCATTAAAAATTGAAGAAGGAAATCCTGTAACGCTCTCTTCCGATACAGTTCCTAACCAAACATGGGAAGGTGAAGTCAGCTTTATCTCTGATTTGCCGAAAGAGATAGAAAGTAGTGGTACAAATGGAGGGGGGGGTGTACAATATCCGATTGAAATAACAGTTGCATCAGAGAATATAAATTTAAAGCCAGGATTTCAAATAATTGTTGAAATTACAACCGATGAACGGATCGCAAATACACTTCCAATCACTTCAATTAAACAGAATGGCCAAACCAATTACGTGCATGTAGTCAATAACGGGAAAGTAGAGAGTCGTGAAGTAGGAGTAAATACCGCTTCAAAAGAGTCGATTGAAATTACAGATGGAGTTACAAATGAAGATCTGGTTATTAAGGATCAAACTGATACAATTGAAGATGGTATGGATGTGAGCATCAAATGATCCAACTATCCTCCCTTGTAAAAAGTTATTCTATTTTAAATGAAACGATTGATGTTTTAAAAGACATTGATTTACATATAAAAGCTAGTGAATTTGTGGCAATAATGGGTCCTTCTGGATCAGGAAAATCAACCTTAATGAATATTATTGGTTGTCTAGATCATCCAACAAGTGGAACATATTTGCTAAATGGAGAGGAAATTTTTGAATACAAAGAAAATGATTTGGCGAAAGTAAGAAATCGTTCAATTGGATTTGTCTTCCAGCAGTTTCAATTACTGCCTAGGCTCAATGCTTGGAAAAATGTAGAGCTTCCGATGATTTATATGGGAAAATCAAAAAAGGAGAGAGAAGAGAAGGTGGCTGAGGCATTAAAAAAAGTAGGATTAGCCGAACGAATGAATCATTTTCCAAACGAATTATCAGGAGGGCAAAAACAGCGAGTAGCAATTGCGAGGGCTATCGTAAATCAACCAGATATCATTTTGGCAGATGAACCGACAGGAGCACTGGATACAAAAACAAGTGTTCAAGTGATGGATTTGTTTGCCGCACTAAATCAAGCAGGAACAACGATTGTTCTTGTCACTCATGAACCTGAAATTGCTGAATATGCAGACCGAATCGTGCTTGTAAGAGATGGGGAAATTGTACAGCAAGAAACGGAGGGTATAGAAGGATGAGTTTTTTTGAAAACATTAAAATGGCTCTATCCTCACTACGTGCTCATAAAATGCGTTCCATATTAACTATGGTAGGCATTATTATCGGTGTTGGGTCAGTTATTGCTGTTATCGCTATTGGACAGGCTGGAGAAGCAATACTTAAATCGCAAATTATCGGATCTGGAAATACTATTGATCTATATTATATGCCATCCGATGAAGAGTTACAGGCAGATCCAGACGCGCTAACTATGGATCCCTTCACAGAAGAGGATATTAGGGCTATTGCATCGATTCCAGAAGTGAAAAATGTTATCGCAACTAGTTCAGAATACGGCAATATCCGGTATCAAGAAGAAACAGTTGAGGCCTCCATAACAGGAATTAACCAGGCTTATTTGGAAGTGAATGGATTAAAATTGGGACAAGGGAGAAATCTTTTATCAGCTGATTTTCTAGCAGGAAAGCGTACAACAGTTATTAGCCCCTCTATCAAAGATGAATTATTTGATGGTGAGAATCCAATAGGTAGGGTGATTTATATACAATCGCAACCCGTGGAAATCGTTGGCATACTGGAAGAACCAAGTGGTCTATTATCTCTAGGTATGAATGAAATTTATCTACCATGGAATACATGGCGGACTGTATTTGCCTCCAATGATATAAGTCAAGTCACTTTACAAATTGAGAAAGCAGAAGATCTCCAAGATGTTGGCAGTCAGGCCGCTGATATGTTGAACCGTGAGCATAATAAAGAGGAAGCATATCAGGTTGCTAACATGGAGCAGATTGTACAGGGAATTGGACAAATCACGAGAATCATGACGATTATTATCGGAAGTATAGCAGGTGTCTCACTATTAGTTGGTGGGATTGGTGTTATGAATATTATGCTTGTTTCGGTAACCGAACGAACGCGTGAAATTGGAATTCGTATATCTATTGGAGCAACTCGCTATCAAATATTATTTCAATTTTTAGTCGAATCAGTCATCCTTACTCTCATTGGTGGAACAATTGGAATTCTGCTTGGAGGAGGGACTGCCTATCTTGTGTCTTATTTTGCAGGGTGGCCATCCTTAGTCTCGTGGCCGATTATTTTGGGTGGGCTGTTATTCTCGATGATTATTGGGATTGTTTTTGGTATTTTACCTGCAAATAAAGCATCTCGTCTGAATCCGATTGAATCACTAAGATATGAATAATATCTTAATAACTTGAACTAACATTTGGAACCGGAATGAAGAAATGTAGGGTATATTCCAGAGTTAGCTGTTTGAGATGGCCCATTCCTATCAGGGTGTATTTATAAATTTAAGTTTAATGGAGAGGGGAGGTTTAATTACTTTTGGCAGATTAATTTATTTCTTCGTTTATACCTGAGGATTTTTATCTAGACATAAATTTTATTGTTTTTTTTATGAAATTGATAAAAGCAAATTAATATGGTCTGTCTTCAAAAAATAGAGGTGGAAACAAAGAAGTTTTACTAGATTCTATGTCCATTAGATTGGTTTATAGAGAATGGATATAAAAGTATTGCTTTTAACTTTAAAAAGTCAATGTGTTCTTTAGTTTTTTAACTGACTTTATAATTTTTAGTTGTTCATAAAGACGGAAAATAAAAGTTACCTGTTCTATTAGTACAAAGTCGGTAAAAGACAGCTTGTTTTATGTTTGTTGGTTATTAGCTTATTCGGGAGAATTGATTATAAGTATTCTTTATAAGAGACCGCAAGATTTCGATGTGATATATAATAGAGTTTCTCCAATAGAGTGCGATTGTACGGATAGATTCTGCTTGATTATATAACGTTTCTACACGTGCTCGTTCAAATTTGGTAAGTTGATTGTAGCTCATAATAGCCCACCGTTAATTGTTGGTAACTTAC from Oceanobacillus iheyensis HTE831 encodes:
- a CDS encoding helix-turn-helix domain-containing protein, with translation MDAKEFGAKLKEIRKEKNITLIDLKARTGYSDSYLSQIENGYKGLPKPSLLRTLAVGLDISPIYLMNLAGYSASYVDFENGHIKREGIDRGRDEKLLNKTRNIEVNLPSTEEMKLENGEQTIKELSDDELRRRLFDLHDLLNMKIDLYYKNEFLTNEERKKIRSMLELILE
- a CDS encoding M48 family metallopeptidase, which gives rise to MRVLQIISVLLLLLTSTLKLSIIDIPLDDNIIHYFFNASIILTGFSVMFPIVSYFRIKKLKIERDGHLTLILNEMVSEQNTEVFISRQLNNVVTLFKNKQQIIICGKPILELLDNSQVKFLLAHEYFHIKKNHLIKNILSFTFAISGVPILLLIISPFLISRISILWVLIIAFIVYISCFIFHFIFSQRREFAADKYASFIVDSEVAKNTLSILKKHALVPEKSYNIFETHPSLNKRIEKVASK
- a CDS encoding stage II sporulation protein M; translation: MKRLKLKFVWIVCGVYFSSFIVGIFVSNLHDNNFEYTPNPLKDTFVSIDTLKYIFTNNIKVFLILLTGFFLLKIPTIISLTSNGLMLGYFLGGLSLNNIQHVLLSLSIHGVPEILSFFIAAYIAFLGRDEFLEYKKFNIKLLVIGVLMVGVAAILETYVSPYFI
- a CDS encoding efflux RND transporter periplasmic adaptor subunit, which translates into the protein MKKKKVFVIIFIVLIAGLIIVGNIWNASADSKIEVEVTQLEEETITETVMTSGQLKLAEQQTIYYTPENGEVEEILVNEGDQVESGTPLIFYENTQLDLEQDQNELQLQSANLKVNDLRKQHEVIDDLLRDDEKNEQLQAEHDNIKLQEQQAYIEVEQLQLQKESLQDQINDLEIKSEIAGKVLEVNDQVVVGSNQMEQQPIIRIGTLDQMIIEGFISEYDSLKIEEGNPVTLSSDTVPNQTWEGEVSFISDLPKEIESSGTNGGGGVQYPIEITVASENINLKPGFQIIVEITTDERIANTLPITSIKQNGQTNYVHVVNNGKVESREVGVNTASKESIEITDGVTNEDLVIKDQTDTIEDGMDVSIK
- a CDS encoding ABC transporter ATP-binding protein, with the translated sequence MIQLSSLVKSYSILNETIDVLKDIDLHIKASEFVAIMGPSGSGKSTLMNIIGCLDHPTSGTYLLNGEEIFEYKENDLAKVRNRSIGFVFQQFQLLPRLNAWKNVELPMIYMGKSKKEREEKVAEALKKVGLAERMNHFPNELSGGQKQRVAIARAIVNQPDIILADEPTGALDTKTSVQVMDLFAALNQAGTTIVLVTHEPEIAEYADRIVLVRDGEIVQQETEGIEG
- a CDS encoding ABC transporter permease, which encodes MSFFENIKMALSSLRAHKMRSILTMVGIIIGVGSVIAVIAIGQAGEAILKSQIIGSGNTIDLYYMPSDEELQADPDALTMDPFTEEDIRAIASIPEVKNVIATSSEYGNIRYQEETVEASITGINQAYLEVNGLKLGQGRNLLSADFLAGKRTTVISPSIKDELFDGENPIGRVIYIQSQPVEIVGILEEPSGLLSLGMNEIYLPWNTWRTVFASNDISQVTLQIEKAEDLQDVGSQAADMLNREHNKEEAYQVANMEQIVQGIGQITRIMTIIIGSIAGVSLLVGGIGVMNIMLVSVTERTREIGIRISIGATRYQILFQFLVESVILTLIGGTIGILLGGGTAYLVSYFAGWPSLVSWPIILGGLLFSMIIGIVFGILPANKASRLNPIESLRYE